The window GcaatacctaacttgcacaagCCACAATAAACAAAATCAATACCAAAGAAGAGTACAAAAAAAATCCAACTGAAAATGAACAAGCCCAGGGGTCTCAAAACTAACAACTGGGAGAGCATCAATGAAATTACTGCAGATGGTGTCTAGTGGGCGGGTGTGATAATCAGCAAGAGAGTAGATTGTCGCTAGATTAATCgtctacaaagaaaacaaaaagttGTATTGCATATACATTAGGATCCCTTGCGACGATGACGAAAAAAAGATTCGCTCAACCGATCACGACCAAGGAAAAGATGCTGAGAAGTAAAGCGACAGTAAAAAAATGCAGAACCGCATAGATCAcactgaaaaaaaaaatgcaagaagAGATCCAGGGTTAGATCTGTTCCACAGGACAAGGGAACTAACCAAATCCGACATCTTGATGAGGCCCTTGAGCCTAGAGTCGTGCTTGATATTGAGGCGGTGGAACTAGATCCGACCACCCCAATGGCGGCGTGCGACTTCTTGCCCCTCCGTCGCGTCGAATAGGTGCTTAATCTTGTCGCTGTAGACGTCCACTGCCAGCACCGTGTGCAGCCTAACATAATGGATAGTATTAATTTGAGGTTTTGAGAGAAAGCACACATTTCGTATAAATCGCAAAGGTATTTATACGGATCAATTTGAATGCTTGATGGTTTATAGAATGCAGGCAGTTTCTCCACCTCATAACCATATCAAGTATATACCTTTGCAGCCAAAAGAAAGCATAACATAAGGATTGAAGGtaaacaagtgaagaagaagaatgagaagggAACAAAGGGATGAGAAGTTTTTTCTTCCCATTTTTTGTTTGTCTTCGAAAGGAGTTATTACTTTTGAACTAATGATGTCGATCCACATGTTAAAACTTCTGCTACAATGACTCTGAAAAGAGCAATCAAAAAAATATAATGTTTTTTAATAACAAAGTAGTTTCATAGATAATTAAGAAGAAAGCATAAACAAACTGTTTGCAAATTGTGACTAACTAGACATTTCTTCAAAAGACTCCAGCTTTTACTTCTGTATCATATTCAAAACTATCTTCCAgcaaaactccacaacaaaaaGAAACACTTTTATCCTTCGACTAGCCAATCCCAAAAAAAACATAACCAATGAAAGATCATAAAACAACTCCaaaagaacaaaatttaaattcagTCATCATCTATTTACTTACTAAATGAGAGAAAAAAATCACATAAGCAGGCATCAATAGATTCGTTACAAAATTTGTCTCTAATATCCGACTAATATCACGAAGCCCAATGTGTGGTTCTAGCAACAAACTTGCAAGAATCTAAGCTTGAAGTATGATAGCATGAATGAAtgataagatactgataacaaaAAACTAAGTCAAAAAAGTTTGATCTAATGAAAGCAAACAAAAATCCACCTACCTGGAGCCTACAGACATCCTTCCTCAAACATCCAAAATGTAAAACAGTGTTAATAGTAAACCATCAACGAACTGAATAAACCACCATGTAATGTAAAAAGTGACTGCAACAGGGAAGAGAACTAcactgaaaaaaaaaagaagagagacaAGTGTCAGAAAAATTTAAATGCAAGAAATCAGAAGAATGAATATGATATAAGTGTACCATCCAGTCATAAATTTCTTTGACACCCAACTCTGAAGAACAGCACCACAGGCCTGTAAATAACAAGGCTAAAAGTTACATCAGGATAATTTAGACAATGAAAAAGTTAGAATTGTTAGTTATTGTTCCTGTTTATGGAGTTACATAGCCAAGGAAAGAAAGAGggtagaaaaaataatttaaaaatgtaTTCTCCAATACAAGTCATGGGGCAGTTCAAGGTTCACATAATTATTTATGATATTTTCACTTCATTATGTCCAAACGTTAATAGCATTCTCAGTACTTAATACAAGTTTCTTcttctatttaaaaaataaaattaaaagaatagtcATCATTGTACAGACGAAAATAGGTGAGTATTTTTGTAGTGAGTTAAAGGCGGTGTCAAATTCTGATTTTTGTTAcacatttattaatattttaactttgttttacacAACTTATCTTCGTAGAAGACGGTCATAAATGGTTAACGTGCAAATTGAGCTGTAACATACAAATTATATACACCCATGGCTCTGCTCTCTGTATCCTGTGATGGAGGTGTAGCTATAGAATGCGTGTCTAAGCCTACCTGAACCCCGAAAGCTATTAAATTGCATACCAACATACCAACTAATAATGAAAACTATGACCTTCTGTATCGACATGGCTATAATCCCTTCTGTAGATGATCACTCTATTTCATGTACTCTGAATCGGTTAATATTAGAGGTTCATATACTTTGCTCAAAAGTAGTTAACTTTCTCTGCCATCCAGCTAACTAGAAACTAATTGATGGAAACAAACAATGATCCTAAGCAAAATTTTACCAAACTCGACTTATCCAACTGAAAGAGCACAAATCTGATACGAGAAGCACCTAAAGACAACTACAAAAATGTCCCGCTATAATCTTGCCCAACTTTTCTCCCGATCCAAATTGGAACCCTAACTGACCGCATCAAGGCTAACAAAGAGGCCATAACCCCAGACACTATCAGATCTGGCAGGCACGCACCTTCCTGGTGGAGGAACTGGGAGAAATTGGGGGCGCTTTGGCTGGGTCTTCAGGGTTCGCCACCTGGCTTAGCGGAATGGAGGTGGATTCCTTCTCTTCCGCCATGTTTTTTTTCCCTATCCTCAGCGCGCTTTCCCTTTATCTCCCGATCTCTACGCCGACGCGGAATAGCGAGACTTGACAAACGCCCTAGTCGTCTGCATCTTGCCTCCCTCCGCTGCTACt is drawn from Zingiber officinale cultivar Zhangliang chromosome 1B, Zo_v1.1, whole genome shotgun sequence and contains these coding sequences:
- the LOC122037994 gene encoding protein LIKE COV 2-like; protein product: MAEEKESTSIPLSQVANPEDPAKAPPISPSSSTRKACGAVLQSWVSKKFMTGCVVLFPVAVTFYITWWFIQFVDGLLLTLFYILDV